One stretch of Alphaproteobacteria bacterium DNA includes these proteins:
- the lepB gene encoding signal peptidase I, with protein sequence MSRFFASSQARKKPKPQDGSWSETTKTVLYAGLIALGIRTLAYEPFNIPSGSMIPTLLVGDYLFVSKFSYGYSRHSFPFSAAPFKGRLFKGAPERGDVAVFKLPTDNKTDYIKRIVGLPGDRIQVKNGILHINGEAVKRERIADFVFKNEHGNTTRMVQYLETLPGGRVHPIIEISDMLPQDDTHEYVVPENHFFAMGDNRDNSKDSRFLSEVGYIPSENLVGRAEFLWFSTDGSASLFEFWKWPSATRFSRFFGAVR encoded by the coding sequence ATTTCCCGATTCTTCGCCAGCAGTCAGGCGCGCAAAAAGCCCAAGCCCCAGGATGGTTCCTGGAGCGAGACCACGAAGACCGTGCTTTATGCGGGATTGATCGCGCTTGGCATTCGCACCTTGGCTTATGAACCGTTCAACATTCCCTCGGGGTCGATGATTCCCACGCTTCTGGTGGGCGACTATCTGTTCGTTTCGAAATTTTCCTACGGCTATTCGAGACATTCTTTTCCTTTCAGCGCCGCTCCCTTCAAAGGGCGACTTTTCAAGGGCGCGCCAGAGCGCGGCGACGTGGCGGTCTTCAAGCTGCCCACCGACAACAAGACCGACTACATCAAGCGCATCGTGGGACTGCCCGGCGACCGCATTCAGGTGAAGAACGGAATCTTGCACATCAATGGCGAAGCGGTGAAGCGCGAGCGCATCGCCGATTTCGTCTTCAAGAACGAGCATGGCAACACGACGCGCATGGTCCAGTATCTGGAAACGCTGCCGGGCGGGCGGGTGCATCCGATCATCGAGATCAGCGACATGCTGCCTCAGGACGACACGCATGAATATGTGGTTCCCGAGAACCATTTCTTCGCCATGGGCGACAATCGCGATAATTCCAAGGACAGCCGTTTCCTGTCGGAAGTGGGATATATCCCCTCTGAAAATCTGGTGGGGCGGGCGGAGTTCCTGTGGTTCTCGACCGATGGTTCGGCCAGCCTGTTCGAATTCTGGAAATGGCCCTCGGCCACGCGTTTCTCGCGCTTCTTCGGCGCCGTGCGTTAG